A region of Culicoides brevitarsis isolate CSIRO-B50_1 chromosome 1, AGI_CSIRO_Cbre_v1, whole genome shotgun sequence DNA encodes the following proteins:
- the LOC134837162 gene encoding zinc finger protein 665 isoform X5, which produces MCAAQTNTSNQTFGYTWGFADNSRGESVVEISPNINYTVSDAMPYLQLADGSNIIIQKQDTKGNITHTNKTGVRRMLVVNSADAFPQGTTQRVITTSGGAATVTHHKKHDVLSMGCDKNCNCSEGSTTTVTPIFTTTNGLIDSKHTTVLTSSGKAAGATQFMSPFGPIQLTAEECNEILLKRQMNAATTTTPQHTATINTSNDGHHSISVQVQKVIQGLENDESESPTTITHCKIEPNMEITPKIEQTDEMQDSMNNSAQAKERPYACDQCGKSFLLKHHLTTHARVHTGERPHVCPHCGKDFAHKHCLNTHLVLHSTERPFQCQECKKSFTLKHHLLTHARVHSRERPFVCQECGRSFPLKRHLVTHTKFHAGERPFVCEECGESFAQKDHLVMHSRFHGSVNPFVCNECGQTFPRKFQLVNHGKLHGKVPHACTVCGKEFLQKRTLAAHMRLHTGDQPYPCIACGEGFRTKSELNQHNRSVHNGVNPNSSNTTIVPVNRIVTTVAASQQQQQQQQQTQQIQIQQVQPQQIQQDHHTVEIQTVQHHVTQNHQPQTITVVSGNQNLLHQISQAQQQQEASPQRPQHGCRECGSAFLTKEALALHMRLHTGDKSLMTDLCALTAAIPGLSFQGVPTSPVPVQIVSSTGQVIGQTQISHSSPQQQVQVQTTQTSQPTQIKYETVQMIPQQQVQVQQQQQQQPQTQTIIQQVTQQKPKSHFCGHCQKGFAAKHGLLLHNKRHPNGTCTMRSHVCECGKAFFQKNHLMLHQRQHMEQKPNIQQLQQVQGNEVIVTQGGQQIQTNGAHQQGQIRIINNQQMQLQVLPDNNQQET; this is translated from the exons ATGCCATACTTGCAGTTGGCGGATGGCAGCAACATCATCATACAGAAACAGGATACAAAGGGTAACATCACGCATACCAACAAGACCGGCGTGCGACGTATGCTGGTAGTGAACAGCGCCGATGCCTTTCCGCAAGGAACAACACAGAG GGTCATAACGACGTCGGGAGGCGCCGCAACAGTGACACATCACAAGAAACACGATGTTCTAAGTATGGGATGCGATAAAAACTGCAATTGCAGCGAAGGCAGTACGACAACAGTCACACCGATTTTTA cgaCAACAAATGGTTTGATTGATTCAAAACACACGACAGTCTTGACGTCGAGCGGCAAAGCAGCGGGCGCCACGCAATTCATGAGCCCCTTTGGCCCGATTCAACTTACCGCCGAGGAATGCAATGAAATTCTGTTGAAGCGACAAATGAATGccgcaacgacaacgacgccgCAACACACGGCAACCATTAACACATCGAACGACGGGCATCACTCGATTTCGGTGCAAGTGCAAAAAGTCATTCAGGGCTTGGAAAATGATGAGTCGGAGAGTCCGACGACAATAACGCATTGCAAAATTGAACCAAACATGGAAATTACGCCGAAAATTGAGCAAACTGACGAGATGCAAGACAGTATGAACAATTCGGCACAAGCCAAGGAACGTCCTTATGCGTGCG atcaATGCGGCAAATCCTTCTTGCTAAAACACCATTTGACGACACATGCTCGTGTCCATACCGGCGAACGCCCTCATGTTTGTCCCCATTGCGGCAAGGATTTCGCTCACAAACATTGCTTGAACACCCATTTGGTGCTCCATTCAACTGAACGTCCTTTCCAATGTCAGGAATGCAAAAAATCTTTCACGCTCAAGCATCATTTGTTGACACACGCTCGCGTTCATAGTCGCGAAAGACCTTTCGTGTGTCAAGAATGCGGAAGATCGTTCCCATTGAAACGTCATTTAGTGACTCACACGAAATTTCACGCCGGAGAACGACCTTTTGTGTGTGAAGag tgCGGAGAATCATTCGCTCAAAAGGATCATCTTGTAATGCATTCACGTTTTCATGGGTCTGTTAATCCATTTGTTTGCAatgag tgTGGACAAACGTTCCCCCGAAAATTCCAACTTGTGAATCACGGAAAGCTTCATGGAAAAGTTCCGCATGCTTGTACGGTTTGCGGCAAAGAATTTTTGCAGAAACGAACGTTAGCAGCTCATATGCGTCTTCATACGGGAGATCAACCGTATCCTTGTATCGCTTGCGGCGAAGGTTTCCGTACCAAAAGTGAACTTAACCAACATAATCGCTCCGTGCACAATGGCGTGAATCCGAATTCGAGCAATACGACAATTGTGCCCGTGAATCGTATTGTGACGACAGTTGCTGCGAgtcaacagcagcagcagcaacaacagcaaacGCAGCAGATTCAGATTCAACAG gttcaACCACAGCAAATTCAACAAGATCATCATACCGTCGAGATCCAAACCGTTCAACATCATGTCACGCAAAATCATCAACCGCAAACAATTACCGTCGTTAGCGGCAATCAAAATTTGCTCCATCAGATCAGTCAAGCACAGCAACAACAAGAGGCTTCGCCGCAACGCCCTCAGCACGGATGTCGTGAATGCGGATCTGCATTCCTTACCAAAGAAGCGCTCGCCTTGCATATGCGCCTTCACACGGGAGACAAGAGTCTCATGACAGACTTGTGTGCATTGACAGCTGCGATTCCCGGATTGTCCTTCCAAGgag TTCCAACATCGCCCGTTCCCGTGCAAATTGTGTCATCAACAGGACAAGTTATCGGCCAAACGCAAATCAGTCACAGTTCGCCGCAACAACAAGTTCAAGTACAAACGACGCAAACGTCTCAACCGACACAAATCAAGTACGAAACGGTACAAATGATTCCGCAGCAACAAGTACAAgtgcaacagcagcagcaacagcaaccGCAAACGCAGACAATTATCCAACAAGTGACGCAACAGAAGCCAAAATCGCATTTCTGTGGGCATTGTC AAAAAGGATTTGCTGCTAAACATGGTTTGTTATTGCACAATAAACGTCATCCGAATGGTACTTGCACTATGAGATCACACGTTTGTGAATGCGGAAAGGCTTTCTTCCAAAAGAATCATCTCATGTTGCATCAGAGACAACATATGGAGCAAAAGCCTAACATTCAACAA ttGCAACAAGTTCAAGGCAACGAAGTAATCGTCACGCAAGGCGGTCAACAAATCCAAACGAACGGCGCTCATCAACAAGGACAAATTCGCATCATCAACAACCAACAGATGCAGCTACAGGTGTTGCCAGACAACAACCAGCAA gaaacATGA
- the LOC134837162 gene encoding zinc finger protein 665 isoform X2, which translates to MCAAQTNTSNQTFGYTWGFADNSRGESVVEISPNINYTMPYLQLADGSNIIIQKQDTKGNITHTNKTGVRRMLVVNSADAFPQGTTQRVITTSGGAATVTHHKKHDVLSMGCDKNCNCSEGSTTTVTPIFTTTNGLIDSKHTTVLTSSGKAAGATQFMSPFGPIQLTAEECNEILLKRQMNAATTTTPQHTATINTSNDGHHSISVQVQKVIQGLENDESESPTTITHCKIEPNMEITPKIEQTDEMQDSMNNSAQAKERPYACDQCGKSFLLKHHLTTHARVHTGERPHVCPHCGKDFAHKHCLNTHLVLHSTERPFQCQECKKSFTLKHHLLTHARVHSRERPFVCQECGRSFPLKRHLVTHTKFHAGERPFVCEECGESFAQKDHLVMHSRFHGSVNPFVCNECGQTFPRKFQLVNHGKLHGKVPHACTVCGKEFLQKRTLAAHMRLHTGDQPYPCIACGEGFRTKSELNQHNRSVHNGVNPNSSNTTIVPVNRIVTTVAASQQQQQQQQQTQQIQIQQVQPQQIQQDHHTVEIQTVQHHVTQNHQPQTITVVSGNQNLLHQISQAQQQQEASPQRPQHGCRECGSAFLTKEALALHMRLHTGDKSLMTDLCALTAAIPGLSFQGVPTSPVPVQIVSSTGQVIGQTQISHSSPQQQVQVQTTQTSQPTQIKYETVQMIPQQQVQVQQQQQQQPQTQTIIQQVTQQKPKSHFCGHCQKGFAAKHGLLLHNKRHPNGTCTMRSHVCECGKAFFQKNHLMLHQRQHMEQKPNIQQLQQVQGNEVIVTQGGQQIQTNGAHQQGQIRIINNQQMQLQVLPDNNQQRTLMHDFDLDDDENLDYKSE; encoded by the exons ATGCCATACTTGCAGTTGGCGGATGGCAGCAACATCATCATACAGAAACAGGATACAAAGGGTAACATCACGCATACCAACAAGACCGGCGTGCGACGTATGCTGGTAGTGAACAGCGCCGATGCCTTTCCGCAAGGAACAACACAGAG GGTCATAACGACGTCGGGAGGCGCCGCAACAGTGACACATCACAAGAAACACGATGTTCTAAGTATGGGATGCGATAAAAACTGCAATTGCAGCGAAGGCAGTACGACAACAGTCACACCGATTTTTA cgaCAACAAATGGTTTGATTGATTCAAAACACACGACAGTCTTGACGTCGAGCGGCAAAGCAGCGGGCGCCACGCAATTCATGAGCCCCTTTGGCCCGATTCAACTTACCGCCGAGGAATGCAATGAAATTCTGTTGAAGCGACAAATGAATGccgcaacgacaacgacgccgCAACACACGGCAACCATTAACACATCGAACGACGGGCATCACTCGATTTCGGTGCAAGTGCAAAAAGTCATTCAGGGCTTGGAAAATGATGAGTCGGAGAGTCCGACGACAATAACGCATTGCAAAATTGAACCAAACATGGAAATTACGCCGAAAATTGAGCAAACTGACGAGATGCAAGACAGTATGAACAATTCGGCACAAGCCAAGGAACGTCCTTATGCGTGCG atcaATGCGGCAAATCCTTCTTGCTAAAACACCATTTGACGACACATGCTCGTGTCCATACCGGCGAACGCCCTCATGTTTGTCCCCATTGCGGCAAGGATTTCGCTCACAAACATTGCTTGAACACCCATTTGGTGCTCCATTCAACTGAACGTCCTTTCCAATGTCAGGAATGCAAAAAATCTTTCACGCTCAAGCATCATTTGTTGACACACGCTCGCGTTCATAGTCGCGAAAGACCTTTCGTGTGTCAAGAATGCGGAAGATCGTTCCCATTGAAACGTCATTTAGTGACTCACACGAAATTTCACGCCGGAGAACGACCTTTTGTGTGTGAAGag tgCGGAGAATCATTCGCTCAAAAGGATCATCTTGTAATGCATTCACGTTTTCATGGGTCTGTTAATCCATTTGTTTGCAatgag tgTGGACAAACGTTCCCCCGAAAATTCCAACTTGTGAATCACGGAAAGCTTCATGGAAAAGTTCCGCATGCTTGTACGGTTTGCGGCAAAGAATTTTTGCAGAAACGAACGTTAGCAGCTCATATGCGTCTTCATACGGGAGATCAACCGTATCCTTGTATCGCTTGCGGCGAAGGTTTCCGTACCAAAAGTGAACTTAACCAACATAATCGCTCCGTGCACAATGGCGTGAATCCGAATTCGAGCAATACGACAATTGTGCCCGTGAATCGTATTGTGACGACAGTTGCTGCGAgtcaacagcagcagcagcaacaacagcaaacGCAGCAGATTCAGATTCAACAG gttcaACCACAGCAAATTCAACAAGATCATCATACCGTCGAGATCCAAACCGTTCAACATCATGTCACGCAAAATCATCAACCGCAAACAATTACCGTCGTTAGCGGCAATCAAAATTTGCTCCATCAGATCAGTCAAGCACAGCAACAACAAGAGGCTTCGCCGCAACGCCCTCAGCACGGATGTCGTGAATGCGGATCTGCATTCCTTACCAAAGAAGCGCTCGCCTTGCATATGCGCCTTCACACGGGAGACAAGAGTCTCATGACAGACTTGTGTGCATTGACAGCTGCGATTCCCGGATTGTCCTTCCAAGgag TTCCAACATCGCCCGTTCCCGTGCAAATTGTGTCATCAACAGGACAAGTTATCGGCCAAACGCAAATCAGTCACAGTTCGCCGCAACAACAAGTTCAAGTACAAACGACGCAAACGTCTCAACCGACACAAATCAAGTACGAAACGGTACAAATGATTCCGCAGCAACAAGTACAAgtgcaacagcagcagcaacagcaaccGCAAACGCAGACAATTATCCAACAAGTGACGCAACAGAAGCCAAAATCGCATTTCTGTGGGCATTGTC AAAAAGGATTTGCTGCTAAACATGGTTTGTTATTGCACAATAAACGTCATCCGAATGGTACTTGCACTATGAGATCACACGTTTGTGAATGCGGAAAGGCTTTCTTCCAAAAGAATCATCTCATGTTGCATCAGAGACAACATATGGAGCAAAAGCCTAACATTCAACAA ttGCAACAAGTTCAAGGCAACGAAGTAATCGTCACGCAAGGCGGTCAACAAATCCAAACGAACGGCGCTCATCAACAAGGACAAATTCGCATCATCAACAACCAACAGATGCAGCTACAGGTGTTGCCAGACAACAACCAGCAA AGAACTTTGATGCACGATTTCGAcctcgatgatgatgaaaacttAGACTATAAGAGCGAATGA
- the LOC134837162 gene encoding zinc finger protein 665 isoform X7: MIEAEADFTFGEEIITTTNGLIDSKHTTVLTSSGKAAGATQFMSPFGPIQLTAEECNEILLKRQMNAATTTTPQHTATINTSNDGHHSISVQVQKVIQGLENDESESPTTITHCKIEPNMEITPKIEQTDEMQDSMNNSAQAKERPYACDQCGKSFLLKHHLTTHARVHTGERPHVCPHCGKDFAHKHCLNTHLVLHSTERPFQCQECKKSFTLKHHLLTHARVHSRERPFVCQECGRSFPLKRHLVTHTKFHAGERPFVCEECGESFAQKDHLVMHSRFHGSVNPFVCNECGQTFPRKFQLVNHGKLHGKVPHACTVCGKEFLQKRTLAAHMRLHTGDQPYPCIACGEGFRTKSELNQHNRSVHNGVNPNSSNTTIVPVNRIVTTVAASQQQQQQQQQTQQIQIQQVQPQQIQQDHHTVEIQTVQHHVTQNHQPQTITVVSGNQNLLHQISQAQQQQEASPQRPQHGCRECGSAFLTKEALALHMRLHTGDKSLMTDLCALTAAIPGLSFQGVPTSPVPVQIVSSTGQVIGQTQISHSSPQQQVQVQTTQTSQPTQIKYETVQMIPQQQVQVQQQQQQQPQTQTIIQQVTQQKPKSHFCGHCQKGFAAKHGLLLHNKRHPNGTCTMRSHVCECGKAFFQKNHLMLHQRQHMEQKPNIQQLQQVQGNEVIVTQGGQQIQTNGAHQQGQIRIINNQQMQLQVLPDNNQQRTLMHDFDLDDDENLDYKSE; this comes from the exons ATGATTGAAGCTGAGGCCGATTTCACGTTTGGTGAAGAAATTataa cgaCAACAAATGGTTTGATTGATTCAAAACACACGACAGTCTTGACGTCGAGCGGCAAAGCAGCGGGCGCCACGCAATTCATGAGCCCCTTTGGCCCGATTCAACTTACCGCCGAGGAATGCAATGAAATTCTGTTGAAGCGACAAATGAATGccgcaacgacaacgacgccgCAACACACGGCAACCATTAACACATCGAACGACGGGCATCACTCGATTTCGGTGCAAGTGCAAAAAGTCATTCAGGGCTTGGAAAATGATGAGTCGGAGAGTCCGACGACAATAACGCATTGCAAAATTGAACCAAACATGGAAATTACGCCGAAAATTGAGCAAACTGACGAGATGCAAGACAGTATGAACAATTCGGCACAAGCCAAGGAACGTCCTTATGCGTGCG atcaATGCGGCAAATCCTTCTTGCTAAAACACCATTTGACGACACATGCTCGTGTCCATACCGGCGAACGCCCTCATGTTTGTCCCCATTGCGGCAAGGATTTCGCTCACAAACATTGCTTGAACACCCATTTGGTGCTCCATTCAACTGAACGTCCTTTCCAATGTCAGGAATGCAAAAAATCTTTCACGCTCAAGCATCATTTGTTGACACACGCTCGCGTTCATAGTCGCGAAAGACCTTTCGTGTGTCAAGAATGCGGAAGATCGTTCCCATTGAAACGTCATTTAGTGACTCACACGAAATTTCACGCCGGAGAACGACCTTTTGTGTGTGAAGag tgCGGAGAATCATTCGCTCAAAAGGATCATCTTGTAATGCATTCACGTTTTCATGGGTCTGTTAATCCATTTGTTTGCAatgag tgTGGACAAACGTTCCCCCGAAAATTCCAACTTGTGAATCACGGAAAGCTTCATGGAAAAGTTCCGCATGCTTGTACGGTTTGCGGCAAAGAATTTTTGCAGAAACGAACGTTAGCAGCTCATATGCGTCTTCATACGGGAGATCAACCGTATCCTTGTATCGCTTGCGGCGAAGGTTTCCGTACCAAAAGTGAACTTAACCAACATAATCGCTCCGTGCACAATGGCGTGAATCCGAATTCGAGCAATACGACAATTGTGCCCGTGAATCGTATTGTGACGACAGTTGCTGCGAgtcaacagcagcagcagcaacaacagcaaacGCAGCAGATTCAGATTCAACAG gttcaACCACAGCAAATTCAACAAGATCATCATACCGTCGAGATCCAAACCGTTCAACATCATGTCACGCAAAATCATCAACCGCAAACAATTACCGTCGTTAGCGGCAATCAAAATTTGCTCCATCAGATCAGTCAAGCACAGCAACAACAAGAGGCTTCGCCGCAACGCCCTCAGCACGGATGTCGTGAATGCGGATCTGCATTCCTTACCAAAGAAGCGCTCGCCTTGCATATGCGCCTTCACACGGGAGACAAGAGTCTCATGACAGACTTGTGTGCATTGACAGCTGCGATTCCCGGATTGTCCTTCCAAGgag TTCCAACATCGCCCGTTCCCGTGCAAATTGTGTCATCAACAGGACAAGTTATCGGCCAAACGCAAATCAGTCACAGTTCGCCGCAACAACAAGTTCAAGTACAAACGACGCAAACGTCTCAACCGACACAAATCAAGTACGAAACGGTACAAATGATTCCGCAGCAACAAGTACAAgtgcaacagcagcagcaacagcaaccGCAAACGCAGACAATTATCCAACAAGTGACGCAACAGAAGCCAAAATCGCATTTCTGTGGGCATTGTC AAAAAGGATTTGCTGCTAAACATGGTTTGTTATTGCACAATAAACGTCATCCGAATGGTACTTGCACTATGAGATCACACGTTTGTGAATGCGGAAAGGCTTTCTTCCAAAAGAATCATCTCATGTTGCATCAGAGACAACATATGGAGCAAAAGCCTAACATTCAACAA ttGCAACAAGTTCAAGGCAACGAAGTAATCGTCACGCAAGGCGGTCAACAAATCCAAACGAACGGCGCTCATCAACAAGGACAAATTCGCATCATCAACAACCAACAGATGCAGCTACAGGTGTTGCCAGACAACAACCAGCAA AGAACTTTGATGCACGATTTCGAcctcgatgatgatgaaaacttAGACTATAAGAGCGAATGA
- the LOC134837162 gene encoding zinc finger protein 665 isoform X6, producing MCAAQTNTSNQTFGYTWGFADNSRGESVVEISPNINYTVSDAMPYLQLADGSNIIIQKQDTKGNITHTNKTGVRRMLVVNSADAFPQGTTQRVITTSGGAATVTHHKKHDVLTTTNGLIDSKHTTVLTSSGKAAGATQFMSPFGPIQLTAEECNEILLKRQMNAATTTTPQHTATINTSNDGHHSISVQVQKVIQGLENDESESPTTITHCKIEPNMEITPKIEQTDEMQDSMNNSAQAKERPYACDQCGKSFLLKHHLTTHARVHTGERPHVCPHCGKDFAHKHCLNTHLVLHSTERPFQCQECKKSFTLKHHLLTHARVHSRERPFVCQECGRSFPLKRHLVTHTKFHAGERPFVCEECGESFAQKDHLVMHSRFHGSVNPFVCNECGQTFPRKFQLVNHGKLHGKVPHACTVCGKEFLQKRTLAAHMRLHTGDQPYPCIACGEGFRTKSELNQHNRSVHNGVNPNSSNTTIVPVNRIVTTVAASQQQQQQQQQTQQIQIQQVQPQQIQQDHHTVEIQTVQHHVTQNHQPQTITVVSGNQNLLHQISQAQQQQEASPQRPQHGCRECGSAFLTKEALALHMRLHTGDKSLMTDLCALTAAIPGLSFQGVPTSPVPVQIVSSTGQVIGQTQISHSSPQQQVQVQTTQTSQPTQIKYETVQMIPQQQVQVQQQQQQQPQTQTIIQQVTQQKPKSHFCGHCQKGFAAKHGLLLHNKRHPNGTCTMRSHVCECGKAFFQKNHLMLHQRQHMEQKPNIQQLQQVQGNEVIVTQGGQQIQTNGAHQQGQIRIINNQQMQLQVLPDNNQQRTLMHDFDLDDDENLDYKSE from the exons ATGCCATACTTGCAGTTGGCGGATGGCAGCAACATCATCATACAGAAACAGGATACAAAGGGTAACATCACGCATACCAACAAGACCGGCGTGCGACGTATGCTGGTAGTGAACAGCGCCGATGCCTTTCCGCAAGGAACAACACAGAG GGTCATAACGACGTCGGGAGGCGCCGCAACAGTGACACATCACAAGAAACACGATGTTCTAA cgaCAACAAATGGTTTGATTGATTCAAAACACACGACAGTCTTGACGTCGAGCGGCAAAGCAGCGGGCGCCACGCAATTCATGAGCCCCTTTGGCCCGATTCAACTTACCGCCGAGGAATGCAATGAAATTCTGTTGAAGCGACAAATGAATGccgcaacgacaacgacgccgCAACACACGGCAACCATTAACACATCGAACGACGGGCATCACTCGATTTCGGTGCAAGTGCAAAAAGTCATTCAGGGCTTGGAAAATGATGAGTCGGAGAGTCCGACGACAATAACGCATTGCAAAATTGAACCAAACATGGAAATTACGCCGAAAATTGAGCAAACTGACGAGATGCAAGACAGTATGAACAATTCGGCACAAGCCAAGGAACGTCCTTATGCGTGCG atcaATGCGGCAAATCCTTCTTGCTAAAACACCATTTGACGACACATGCTCGTGTCCATACCGGCGAACGCCCTCATGTTTGTCCCCATTGCGGCAAGGATTTCGCTCACAAACATTGCTTGAACACCCATTTGGTGCTCCATTCAACTGAACGTCCTTTCCAATGTCAGGAATGCAAAAAATCTTTCACGCTCAAGCATCATTTGTTGACACACGCTCGCGTTCATAGTCGCGAAAGACCTTTCGTGTGTCAAGAATGCGGAAGATCGTTCCCATTGAAACGTCATTTAGTGACTCACACGAAATTTCACGCCGGAGAACGACCTTTTGTGTGTGAAGag tgCGGAGAATCATTCGCTCAAAAGGATCATCTTGTAATGCATTCACGTTTTCATGGGTCTGTTAATCCATTTGTTTGCAatgag tgTGGACAAACGTTCCCCCGAAAATTCCAACTTGTGAATCACGGAAAGCTTCATGGAAAAGTTCCGCATGCTTGTACGGTTTGCGGCAAAGAATTTTTGCAGAAACGAACGTTAGCAGCTCATATGCGTCTTCATACGGGAGATCAACCGTATCCTTGTATCGCTTGCGGCGAAGGTTTCCGTACCAAAAGTGAACTTAACCAACATAATCGCTCCGTGCACAATGGCGTGAATCCGAATTCGAGCAATACGACAATTGTGCCCGTGAATCGTATTGTGACGACAGTTGCTGCGAgtcaacagcagcagcagcaacaacagcaaacGCAGCAGATTCAGATTCAACAG gttcaACCACAGCAAATTCAACAAGATCATCATACCGTCGAGATCCAAACCGTTCAACATCATGTCACGCAAAATCATCAACCGCAAACAATTACCGTCGTTAGCGGCAATCAAAATTTGCTCCATCAGATCAGTCAAGCACAGCAACAACAAGAGGCTTCGCCGCAACGCCCTCAGCACGGATGTCGTGAATGCGGATCTGCATTCCTTACCAAAGAAGCGCTCGCCTTGCATATGCGCCTTCACACGGGAGACAAGAGTCTCATGACAGACTTGTGTGCATTGACAGCTGCGATTCCCGGATTGTCCTTCCAAGgag TTCCAACATCGCCCGTTCCCGTGCAAATTGTGTCATCAACAGGACAAGTTATCGGCCAAACGCAAATCAGTCACAGTTCGCCGCAACAACAAGTTCAAGTACAAACGACGCAAACGTCTCAACCGACACAAATCAAGTACGAAACGGTACAAATGATTCCGCAGCAACAAGTACAAgtgcaacagcagcagcaacagcaaccGCAAACGCAGACAATTATCCAACAAGTGACGCAACAGAAGCCAAAATCGCATTTCTGTGGGCATTGTC AAAAAGGATTTGCTGCTAAACATGGTTTGTTATTGCACAATAAACGTCATCCGAATGGTACTTGCACTATGAGATCACACGTTTGTGAATGCGGAAAGGCTTTCTTCCAAAAGAATCATCTCATGTTGCATCAGAGACAACATATGGAGCAAAAGCCTAACATTCAACAA ttGCAACAAGTTCAAGGCAACGAAGTAATCGTCACGCAAGGCGGTCAACAAATCCAAACGAACGGCGCTCATCAACAAGGACAAATTCGCATCATCAACAACCAACAGATGCAGCTACAGGTGTTGCCAGACAACAACCAGCAA AGAACTTTGATGCACGATTTCGAcctcgatgatgatgaaaacttAGACTATAAGAGCGAATGA